The following proteins are co-located in the Camelina sativa cultivar DH55 chromosome 12, Cs, whole genome shotgun sequence genome:
- the LOC104732642 gene encoding tRNA threonylcarbamoyladenosine dehydratase-like isoform X1: MEEKLKYLSLVGAGALIGSVSTVALLKLLSRSSVKQHDENPLTNFLAAGNGIESETRPVTAANGQDLLNDEIVSEHLTRNIQFFDLESQRKVTGSYVVVIGLGGVGSHAASMLLRSGVGKLLLVDFDQVSLSSLNRHAVATRADVGIPKAICLKKHFSSIFPECHIEAKVMLYDSSSEEEILSGNPDFVLDCIDNIDTKVGLLAACVKRGLKVLCATGAGARADPTRIRVADIRESTIDPLSRSVRHRLRREHGIEGGIPVVFSLEKPKAKLLPFKGPNGEDENPSDYQVVPGFRVRIIPVLGTIPAIFGQIMASYVITQLAGVQVQMEPIVNLDLDHYRLLHNRLIEHEETIYGTSAEVEVDVEEVMYIVKELWHGRSARDETAKDVGRGMWRAMNELMLVRWDAKKPATVSNLILLKFKEADEHEAKTLEEVKESETEFFEKVSGVLKKAELDFYG; the protein is encoded by the exons ATGGAGGAGAAATTAAAGTATCTGAGTCTCGTCGGAGCCGGAGCTCTTATCGGATCCGTCTCCACCGTCGCTCTCCTTAAACTTCTCTCCAG GAGCTCAGTGAAGCAGCACGATGAAAACCCACTAACTAACTTCTTAG CTGCAGGAAATGGTATTGAATCTGAAACAAGACCAGTTACTGCAGCTAATGGTCAGGATCTTTTGAATGATGAAATTGTTTCTGAACATTTAACCAG GAATATCCAGTTTTTCGATCTTGAGTCTCAGCGTAAAGTCACTGGATCATATGTTGTGGTGATTGGACTTGGAGGTGTAGGGAGTCATGCTGCATCTATGCTCTTGAGGTCAGGTGTTGGGAAGCTCCTCCTGGTTGACTTTGACCAG GTGTCGCTTTCATCATTAAATCGACACGCTGTTGCAACACGAGCAGATGTTGGTATTCCGAAAGCTATATGTCTCAAGAAACATTTCTCTTCAATCTTTCCTGAATGCCATATAGAAGCCAAGGTGATGCTGTATGACTCATCTTCTGAAGAAGAAATACTTTCAGGCAACCCAGATTTTGTTTTGGACTGCATTGACAACATCGATACAAAG GTGGGACTTTTGGCTGCATGCGTTAAGAGGGGTTTGAAAGTTCTCTGTGCAACTGGTGCCGGTGCTAGAGCTGACCCAACAAGAATCAGAGTGGCTGATATAAGAGAGTCAACAATTGACCCATTATCTCGTTCT GTAAGACACAGATTGAGGAGAGAGCATGGCATTGAAGGAGGCATTCCTGTCGTGTTTTCCCTGGAAAAACCAAAAGCAAAGTTGCTTCCCTTTAAAGGACCAAATGGGGAAGACGAGAATCCTTCAGATTATCAA GTAGTACCTGGCTTTCGTGTTCGGATAATTCCTGTACTTGGAACCATCCCTGCTATTTTTGGACAAATTATGGCCTCCTATGTTATTACACAACTTGCAGGTGTACAAGTTCAGATGGAGCCTATCGTAAATCTAGATTTAGATCATTATCGATTACTGCATAATCGCCTTATTGAGCATGAGGAGACAATTTATGGCACATCTGCAGAAGTAGAG GTGGATGTTGAGGAAGTGATGTACATAGTGAAAGAGTTGTGGCACGGACGAAGTGCTAGAGATGAGACTGCAAAAGATGTTGGGAGAGGAATGTGGCGAGCTATGAATGAGTTGATGCTCGTAAG ATGGGATGCAAAGAAGCCAGCAACAGTCTCGAACTTGATTCTTTTGAAGTTTAaagag GCGGATGAACATGAGGCTAAGACTCTTGAGGAAGTGAAGGAAAGTGAAACAGAGTTCTTTGAAAAAGTTTCAGGTGTATTGAAGAAGGCAGAGCTTGATTTCTACGGCTAG
- the LOC104732642 gene encoding tRNA threonylcarbamoyladenosine dehydratase-like isoform X2: MEEKLKYLSLVGAGALIGSVSTVALLKLLSRSSVKQHDENPLTNFLGNGIESETRPVTAANGQDLLNDEIVSEHLTRNIQFFDLESQRKVTGSYVVVIGLGGVGSHAASMLLRSGVGKLLLVDFDQVSLSSLNRHAVATRADVGIPKAICLKKHFSSIFPECHIEAKVMLYDSSSEEEILSGNPDFVLDCIDNIDTKVGLLAACVKRGLKVLCATGAGARADPTRIRVADIRESTIDPLSRSVRHRLRREHGIEGGIPVVFSLEKPKAKLLPFKGPNGEDENPSDYQVVPGFRVRIIPVLGTIPAIFGQIMASYVITQLAGVQVQMEPIVNLDLDHYRLLHNRLIEHEETIYGTSAEVEVDVEEVMYIVKELWHGRSARDETAKDVGRGMWRAMNELMLVRWDAKKPATVSNLILLKFKEADEHEAKTLEEVKESETEFFEKVSGVLKKAELDFYG; this comes from the exons ATGGAGGAGAAATTAAAGTATCTGAGTCTCGTCGGAGCCGGAGCTCTTATCGGATCCGTCTCCACCGTCGCTCTCCTTAAACTTCTCTCCAG GAGCTCAGTGAAGCAGCACGATGAAAACCCACTAACTAACTTCTTAG GAAATGGTATTGAATCTGAAACAAGACCAGTTACTGCAGCTAATGGTCAGGATCTTTTGAATGATGAAATTGTTTCTGAACATTTAACCAG GAATATCCAGTTTTTCGATCTTGAGTCTCAGCGTAAAGTCACTGGATCATATGTTGTGGTGATTGGACTTGGAGGTGTAGGGAGTCATGCTGCATCTATGCTCTTGAGGTCAGGTGTTGGGAAGCTCCTCCTGGTTGACTTTGACCAG GTGTCGCTTTCATCATTAAATCGACACGCTGTTGCAACACGAGCAGATGTTGGTATTCCGAAAGCTATATGTCTCAAGAAACATTTCTCTTCAATCTTTCCTGAATGCCATATAGAAGCCAAGGTGATGCTGTATGACTCATCTTCTGAAGAAGAAATACTTTCAGGCAACCCAGATTTTGTTTTGGACTGCATTGACAACATCGATACAAAG GTGGGACTTTTGGCTGCATGCGTTAAGAGGGGTTTGAAAGTTCTCTGTGCAACTGGTGCCGGTGCTAGAGCTGACCCAACAAGAATCAGAGTGGCTGATATAAGAGAGTCAACAATTGACCCATTATCTCGTTCT GTAAGACACAGATTGAGGAGAGAGCATGGCATTGAAGGAGGCATTCCTGTCGTGTTTTCCCTGGAAAAACCAAAAGCAAAGTTGCTTCCCTTTAAAGGACCAAATGGGGAAGACGAGAATCCTTCAGATTATCAA GTAGTACCTGGCTTTCGTGTTCGGATAATTCCTGTACTTGGAACCATCCCTGCTATTTTTGGACAAATTATGGCCTCCTATGTTATTACACAACTTGCAGGTGTACAAGTTCAGATGGAGCCTATCGTAAATCTAGATTTAGATCATTATCGATTACTGCATAATCGCCTTATTGAGCATGAGGAGACAATTTATGGCACATCTGCAGAAGTAGAG GTGGATGTTGAGGAAGTGATGTACATAGTGAAAGAGTTGTGGCACGGACGAAGTGCTAGAGATGAGACTGCAAAAGATGTTGGGAGAGGAATGTGGCGAGCTATGAATGAGTTGATGCTCGTAAG ATGGGATGCAAAGAAGCCAGCAACAGTCTCGAACTTGATTCTTTTGAAGTTTAaagag GCGGATGAACATGAGGCTAAGACTCTTGAGGAAGTGAAGGAAAGTGAAACAGAGTTCTTTGAAAAAGTTTCAGGTGTATTGAAGAAGGCAGAGCTTGATTTCTACGGCTAG